Proteins encoded together in one Lachnospiraceae bacterium JLR.KK008 window:
- a CDS encoding beta-glucoside-specific PTS transporter subunit IIABC — translation MKYLEEAKQITALVGGEENIISLVHCATRLRFELKDEGKADKEALNKLSYVLQVVISGGQYQVVIGPAVHDYYEAILSVAKIGGGGGSSQKKDGKNQNLMGRVMKVISGAFSPLIPALAGAGMVKALLTLFIEFGIMGYEDPTYLILSAAGNAVFYFLPIFLGITLSKQFGANPYVGGTIGAALLEPNFTGLLSAEGVNFLGIPVTPIDYAATIFPIFIAVIVYSLLEKGLKKIIKQELQLFLVPMISVMVMVPFTVILFGPFGTTVGNAVSDVIVALFNFNSLIAGLFLGAAYPFLTMLGLHWGFTPVTLQNLELFGGDVLEGAAVCAVFAQIGIAIGVYLKGKKHSRIREVAGPTIITGICAGVTEPILYGIVMNYKRLMAVVAIAGGVGGAINGAFHVTCDAYVFHNIFSLAMRTYSPFFGYLLGITAALAAGLVLTYFWGITEDDKADFVPENRKTEPEKPAASKETGKTGGASGEGQVIEVRSPLSGEVVALKDVPDEVFASGVAGQGIAIKPSVGEVKAPCNGVISVLFPSKHAIGIAAEDGTERLIHIGLNTVMLDGAGFETLVEQGDNVTEGQTLLKFDMDFIAKKGYSLISPVLVTNGDDYQEIKTLSKKQVEAGEAVYQVIG, via the coding sequence ATGAAATATTTGGAGGAAGCAAAACAGATCACAGCCTTAGTGGGCGGTGAAGAGAATATTATCAGTCTGGTACATTGTGCCACAAGACTGCGTTTTGAGCTGAAGGATGAAGGAAAGGCAGATAAAGAGGCATTAAATAAGCTCTCTTATGTGCTGCAGGTCGTGATCAGCGGCGGACAGTATCAGGTGGTGATCGGTCCGGCAGTTCACGATTACTATGAAGCAATTTTGTCTGTTGCCAAAATCGGCGGCGGGGGCGGCAGTTCCCAGAAGAAGGACGGCAAGAATCAAAATCTTATGGGCCGGGTGATGAAGGTGATTTCCGGCGCCTTTTCCCCGCTGATTCCGGCGCTGGCAGGAGCAGGTATGGTGAAGGCTCTGCTGACACTGTTTATCGAATTTGGAATTATGGGGTATGAAGATCCTACTTATCTGATACTCTCGGCAGCGGGCAATGCGGTGTTCTATTTCCTGCCGATATTCCTTGGAATTACTTTGTCGAAGCAGTTCGGCGCCAATCCCTATGTGGGCGGTACGATTGGAGCAGCTTTGCTGGAACCGAATTTCACAGGACTTTTGAGCGCGGAAGGGGTAAATTTTCTCGGGATTCCCGTAACGCCCATCGATTATGCGGCTACGATTTTCCCGATCTTTATCGCAGTGATTGTATACAGTCTGCTGGAAAAGGGATTGAAGAAGATCATTAAGCAGGAGCTGCAGCTATTCCTCGTCCCGATGATTTCCGTGATGGTGATGGTGCCCTTTACGGTCATTCTCTTTGGACCGTTCGGAACGACGGTAGGCAATGCGGTATCGGATGTGATTGTGGCATTGTTCAACTTTAACAGCCTGATCGCCGGTCTTTTTCTGGGCGCGGCTTATCCTTTCCTCACGATGTTGGGACTGCACTGGGGCTTTACTCCGGTAACGTTGCAGAATCTGGAACTGTTCGGCGGCGACGTGCTGGAAGGTGCGGCTGTCTGTGCCGTATTTGCGCAGATTGGTATTGCAATCGGCGTTTATCTGAAAGGAAAGAAGCATTCGAGGATTCGCGAGGTAGCAGGGCCTACGATCATTACCGGAATCTGTGCCGGTGTGACAGAGCCTATCCTTTATGGTATTGTTATGAATTATAAGAGGCTGATGGCGGTGGTAGCCATTGCCGGCGGAGTGGGCGGCGCTATTAACGGTGCATTTCACGTCACCTGCGACGCTTATGTGTTCCACAATATTTTCTCTCTTGCCATGCGTACGTATTCTCCTTTTTTCGGTTACCTGTTGGGAATTACGGCGGCGCTTGCGGCCGGACTGGTACTGACTTATTTCTGGGGAATCACAGAAGATGACAAGGCAGACTTTGTGCCGGAGAACAGAAAAACGGAGCCTGAGAAGCCGGCAGCGTCAAAAGAGACCGGGAAGACAGGCGGAGCCTCCGGGGAAGGTCAGGTGATCGAGGTTCGTTCTCCTCTGTCTGGAGAGGTTGTTGCGCTGAAAGATGTGCCGGATGAGGTGTTTGCGAGCGGCGTTGCCGGACAGGGCATTGCCATAAAGCCTTCCGTGGGCGAAGTAAAGGCTCCGTGTAATGGCGTGATTTCCGTGCTCTTTCCTTCTAAACATGCCATCGGTATTGCAGCGGAGGACGGAACGGAGCGGCTGATCCACATCGGACTGAACACGGTCATGCTGGACGGAGCGGGCTTTGAGACGCTTGTGGAACAGGGTGACAACGTTACGGAGGGGCAGACTCTGCTGAAATTTGATATGGACTTTATTGCAAAGAAGGGGTATTCTCTGATTTCTCCGGTGCTGGTGACCAATGGGGATGATTATCAGGAGATAAAAACGCTCAGTAAGAAGCAGGTTGAGGCAGGCGAAGCGGTATATCAGGTGATTGGCTAG